From Acetomicrobium thermoterrenum DSM 13490:
GCAGTTTGTCCCGAGTGTAACTCAAAAGATTTCTACAGGCACGGCAAAGCCAAACCAAGGAAGGTGCTGCACACGTTAATCAACGGAAAGAAAGTATATCTTGAGATACATGGCAGGCAGAG
This genomic window contains:
- a CDS encoding transposase family protein, which encodes MANGHNNNITKMLGLKGFKISDTREEEDAFVIEVQVRPDRTAVCPECNSKDFYRHGKAKPRKVLHTLINGKKVYLEIHGRQ